A genome region from Bemisia tabaci chromosome 3, PGI_BMITA_v3 includes the following:
- the LOC109030513 gene encoding LOW QUALITY PROTEIN: putative serine protease K12H4.7 (The sequence of the model RefSeq protein was modified relative to this genomic sequence to represent the inferred CDS: deleted 1 base in 1 codon), producing MKPMLMLPLVTCAALLASVSAQDSALQLGLLSGYEGVKRRLENYAEKLSLEERYKDIDLKYLTQRLDHFTPSVTDTWKQLYAENFEHYGGNNLIFLMIGGESSISTDWLRRSFMSKQAEKFKAATFTTEHRFYGKSIPRDLSIESLRYLSSEQALADLAHFITQMNIKHGFKNPKWIVFGGSYAGSLAAWLRYRYPHLVYAAVASSGPLLAKVDFHEYFETVSKSLSSLGSHKCEEAVRAANKIMSEGVLKRNKASTLPRSFRHFRPLEDNKNDISYFFLSLAIPIGSAAQYGDVGIIQNACEYMTDESIKCPVHRYAEFSKLIRGGQCLAHEFANLVAFLKDTNLGVLFGVRQWFYQTCTEFGWFFTSNRKNDLFGDKITTDFGDSICTDAYNRKFDTSFVERSVNETNLNYGGYNLPVTRVAFVHGMNDPWSPLGIMKKAPKGSVAITIKGVAHCADMMPDQDTDSQPLKNARARISRMLERWIKAKTSEDEELSLADF from the exons ATGAAACCG ATGCTGATGCTCCCACTGGTAACATGTGCTGCTCTACTGGCAAGCGTCTCTGCACAGGACTCAGCTTTACAACTTGGACTTTTGAGTGGTTATGAGGGAGTCAAGAGGAGACTAGAAAATTATGCCGAAAAACTATCGCTTGAAGAGCGATACAAAGATATAGATCTGAAGTATCTGACGCAGAGACTAGACCACTTCACGCCCTCCGTTACGGATACTTGGAAGCAG ctttatgcagaaaattttgagCATTATGGTggcaacaatttaatttttttaatgataggAGGAGAAAGTTCAATCAGCACTGACTGGTTGCGGCGAAGTTTCATGTCTAAGCAAGCTGAGAAATTTAAAGCTGCAACTTTTACAACTGAACATAGATTCTACGGAAAAAGTATACCACG GGACTTATCAATAGAATCATTGAGGTATTTGAGCAGTGAACAAGCACTGGCTGATCTGGCGCATTTTATCACTCAGATGAACATCAAACATggtttcaaaaatccaaaatggatCGTCTTCGGAGGGTCCTACGCTGGATCCTTGGCTGCTTGGCTCAGATATAGGTATCCTCACTTGGTATACGCTGCTGTAGCTTCCAGTGGTCCTCTACTCGCGAAGGTTGATTTTCACG aatatttcgaAACCGTCTCGAAGTCATTGTCATCCCTGGGTAGTCACAAGTGCGAGGAAGCAGTCAGagctgcgaataaaattatgagCGAGGGTGTGCTGAAACGCAACAAAGCGAGCACATTACCACGATCTTTTCGA CACTT TAGACCACTGGAGGATAATAAAAATGATATCAGTTATTTCTTCTTGAGTCTCGCAATACCTATCGGTTCAGCCGCCCAGTATGGGGACGTGGGAATAATCCAGAATGCCTGTGAATACATGACGGACGAGAGTATTAAATGTCCC GTTCATCGATATGCCGAGTTCAGCAAACTCATCAGAGGGGGCCAATGCCTCGCCCATGAATTTGCGAACTTGGTGGCTTTTCTTAAGGATACTAATTTGGGAGTTCTTTTTGGAG TTCGACAATGGTTCTACCAAACTTGCACCGAGTTCGGTTGGTTCTTTACGTCCAACAGGAAGAATGACTTATTTGGAGATAAAATAACTACTGACTTTGGCGACAGCATTTGCACAGACGCGTACAATAGAAA GTTTGACACATCTTTCGTCGAAAGGTCTGTGAACGAGACTAATTTGAACTACGGAGGGTATAACTTACCTGTGACCAGAGTGGCGTTTGTTCACGGAATGAATGACCCATGGTCTCCACTTGGCATCATGAAAAAAGCTCCCAAAGGAAGTGTCGCTATCACCATTAAAG GAGTTGCTCACTGTGCGGACATGATGCCAGATCAAGACACTGATTCACAACCGCTCAAAAACGCGCGAGCAAGGATATCACGGATGTTGGAACGATGGATAAAAGCAAAGACTTCTGAAGATGAAGAATTGTCTCTAgcagatttttga
- the LOC109030514 gene encoding phenolic glucoside malonyltransferase 1-like, with product MSISSSVAVLNVVPVSPPTAPVNNAFQDRIGLTHFDLLALRAPPNQRLFFYETHLPISAFAETVIPKLRDSLSLTLQNFRPLAGTLIWSLHSDEPHIRIKDNDSVPLTIAETDADPQKLFDDPFQQETDLQQLLPPLRVSEAEASLLALQITLFPSGDICLGITFHHAAQDGASLALFLKSWAHICRHGDDPPLPQNLIPIFDRAFIDDPKNIKQLFLDHLSTPLTPGGPRNRSVKPMEKPFNDRMHGSFRLTVDDIENLRRRITSLQVQNTSQEPPVRMSTVVVTCAYVLTCFVKAGLTNKHVRFILPADLRKRLQPPVPDNYYGNCVFGCTVDMSSDDIAGQDGLIVAAKAISSVVSELDANDHRKFFENFLLNNTISQEETKVGVGGSMYFSLDEKDFGWGGPKHLKNIPPWPNHIYLAERRDGDKGVDFCLMLAKQEMAAFESKFLDDLKLLEKWSC from the coding sequence ATGTCAATATCGAGCTCAGTAGCCGTACTAAACGTAGTTCCAGTTTCTCCACCGACCGCCCCGGTAAACAACGCCTTTCAAGATCGCATCGGTCTCACTCATTTCGACTTATTGGCCCTACGCGCTCCTCCCAATCAGCGTCTCTTCTTTTACGAGACGCATCTTCCTATCTCTGCTTTTGCAGAGACAGTTATTCCAAAACTCCGTGATTCCCTTTCTCTCACCCTTCAAAACTTTCGACCTTTGGCGGGGACTTTGATCTGGTCGCTGCACTCTGACGAGCCCCACATCCGTATTAAGGACAACGATTCAGTCCCTCTTACGATAGCCGAAACGGATGCCGACCCCCAAAAATTATTCGACGATCCCTTCCAACAAGAAACAGACCTCCAGCAATTGCTGCCTCCACTGCGAGTTTCAGAAGCGGAAGCATCACTGTTGGCGCTACAGATCACACTGTTCCCGAGTGGTGATATCTGTCTTGGCATCACCTTCCACCACGCTGCGCAAGATGGGGCATCATTGGCTCTTTTCCTCAAATCGTGGGCTCACATCTGCAGACATGGAGACGACCCACCGTTACCTCAAAATTTGATACCGATCTTTGACCGTGCCTTTATCGACGATCCGAAAAATATCAAACAACTTTTTTTGGATCACTTATCAACACCCCTGACACCAGGCGGACCTAGGAATAGGAGcgtcaaacctatggaaaagccATTTAATGATAGGATGCACGGATCATTTAGATTAACAGTCGACGACATCGAAAACCTCAGGAGGCGAATAACCTCTTTGCAGGTTCAAAATACCTCACAAGAGCCGCCAGTCAGGATGTCTACAGTTGTAGTTACTTGTGCATACGTGTTGACATGCTTCGTTAAGGCCGGGTTGACAAACAAGCACGTTCGGTTTATTTTGCCTGCTGATCTTAGGAAGCGATTACAGCCCCCCGTGCCTGACAATTACTACGGGAACTGCGTGTTCGGCTGTACTGTTGATATGTCTAGTGATGATATAGCTGGACAAGATGGTCTAATAGTAGCAGCCAAAGCTATCAGCTCCGTAGTGAGCGAATTGGATGCAAATGATCAtcggaaattttttgagaattttctgtTGAATAACACGATATCTCAGGAGGAAACAAAAGTGGGTGTGGGAGGGTCAATGTATTTCAGTCTTGATGAAAAGGATTTCGGCTGGGGTGGCCCAAAACATTTGAAGAATATCCCTCCGTGGCCCAACCACATTTATTTAGCGGAGAGGCGGGATGGTGATAAAGGTGTGGACTTTTGCTTGATGCTAGCGAAACAGGAAATGGCAGCATTCGAGTCAAAGTTCCTTGATGATCTTAAGTTATTGGAAAAGTGGAGCTGCTGA